In the Brassica napus cultivar Da-Ae chromosome A7, Da-Ae, whole genome shotgun sequence genome, one interval contains:
- the LOC106352671 gene encoding NAC domain-containing protein 92: MDYDASRIVEMVEDEEHIDLPPGFRFHPTDEELISHYLKPKVFNTLFSATAIGEVDLNKIEPWDLPRKAKMGEKEWYFFCVRDRKYPTGLRTNRATEAGYWKATGKDKEIFKGNSLVGMKKTLVFYKGRAPKGIKTNWVMHEYRLEGISSFQNLPQTAKNEWVVCRVFQKRADGTKVDMSDLMFLDSNFNRTEPTRLPSLIDCSQRDSFRGSSTHVTCFSDQETEDKRLFYHESKDGSGTLFYSDPLFLQHNYSLMKTFLNDQETLFPGPDSTGLGAGTGELDCFWNP; encoded by the exons ATGGATTATGATGCATCAAGAATAGTTGAAATGGTAGAAGATGAAGAACACATTGATCTACCACCTGGATTCAGATTTCACCCTACTGATGAAGAACTCATATCTCACTACCTTAAACCAAAGGTCTTCAACACTTTATTCTCTGCCACTGCCATTGGTGAAGTTGATCTCAACAAGATTGAGCCTTGGGACTTACCAA GGAAGGCTAAGATGGGGGAGAAAGAATGGTATTTCTTTTGTGTACGAGACCGGAAATATCCAACCGGTTTAAGGACAAACCGGGCAACTGAAGCCGGTTATTGGAAAGCCACAGGCAAAGACAAAGAGATTTTCAAGGGAAACTCACTTGTGGGTATGAAGAAAACTCTGGTTTTCTACAAAGGAAGAGCTCCTAAAGGGATTAAAACCAATTGGGTAATGCATGAATATCGATTAGAAGGCATATCTTCATTCCAAAATCTTCCCCAAACAGCTAAG AACGAATGGGTTGTTTGTCGTGTTTTCCAGAAACGTGCTGATGGTACAAAGGTTGATATGTCCGATTTAATGTTTCTTGATTCAAATTTTAACCGAACTGAACCGACAAGATTaccttcattgattgattgttctcaAAGAGATTCCTTCCGTGGTTCGTCGACTCACGTGACCTGCTTCTCCGACCAAGAAACCGAAGACAAAAGACTCTTTTATCACGAGTCCAAAGACGGTTCTGGTACTCTGTTTTACTCCGATCCTTTGTTTCTTCAACACAATTATTCGCTAATGAAGACGTTTCTTAACGATCAAGAAACCTTATTTCCCGGTCCTGACTCCACCGGTTTAGGCGCCGGTACGGGAGAATTGGATTGCTTTTGGAATCCTTGA